In Tiliqua scincoides isolate rTilSci1 chromosome 1, rTilSci1.hap2, whole genome shotgun sequence, the following are encoded in one genomic region:
- the CCDC177 gene encoding coiled-coil domain-containing protein 177, which yields MVDPMAEPEGSENGTDPGGEGSPEAEAGSAAEPPAAAAPAPAEAPPAGRAREESPLLHLDLYNFDRPEAEGSRYVLTSPRSLEACARSAVKPVELLPRSLGELVREAPGRSMRVAAGLYEVYEMDRQRKLRQCREERERIIREEKRRLLPLGSLPPSPASRLALKGGLVNGACTPGVAQAQAAGTRAKKSHSLDSLQKRREGCSNKTSSDSGASSSYSGDSLKDRWPKELPGSRTVAAATSLVGRSFSLGDLSHSPQTTKKVEMIVKEVRRKKGLKVVPERDRKIAALMIAKHQEQSILNEQRYSAHLQWDIQRRQAEQRREQEEKEKQRALLQCQKMWETKLQKRRTKLNQEQEEATLLRQRQKMMEAEKWREHMERQGKMRREKLQKATLEDKQKKRHQEHNLKAQEEVKKEAMEREVQLLQEKAALAAQKKLLKEQLLQREKKLLNEAEKRKHKAIVKELAKQEAEEKAQLRASVEGSLNKAQDNYEHLIEKRNQELREKAKREEMQFQRARLIAEKRGQEQKEHLEALAKASERKLQHATQVAEEVVQQKARKVVQSRMEKEKVQRVNKRKVEQYEDIRRREILLSIEKKLERSEQFCKEKKTVLENARSVARASFHVREKVREEMNMRTFDRMAKEAQLQANLTKK from the coding sequence ATGGTGGACCCCATGGCGGAGCCGGAGGGCTCGGAGAACGGCACGGATCcggggggagaaggcagcccgGAGGCGGAGGCGGGCAGCGCGGCGGAGCCCCCCGCGGCCGCGGCCCCGGCGCCGGCGGAGGCGCCCCCCGCGGGGAGGGCGCGCGAAGAGTCCCCGCTGCTGCACCTGGACCTGTACAACTTCGACCGGCCGGAGGCGGAGGGCAGCCGCTACGTGCTGACCAGCCCGCGCTCGCTGGAGGCCTGCGCGCGCTCGGCGGTGAAGCCGGTGGAGCTGCTGCCGCGCAGCCTGGGCGAGCTGGTGCGGGAGGCTCCGGGCAGGTCCATGCGCGTGGCCGCCGGGCTCTACGAGGTCTACGAGATGGACCGGCAGAGGAAGCTGCGCCAGTGCCGCGAGGAACGGGAAAGGATTATCCGCGAGGAGAAGCGCAGGCTCCTCCCGCTGGGCAGCCTGCCCCCCTCGCCCGCCTCCAGGCTCGCCCTCAAGGGCGGCCTGGTCAACGGGGCCTGCACGCCAGGGGTGGCGCAGGCCCAGGCCGCAGGCACCAGGGCCAAGAAGAGCCACTCGCTGGACTCCCTGCAGAAGAGGAGGGAGGGCTGCTCCAACAAGACCTCCTCCGACTCCGGGGCCTCTTCCTCCTACAGTGGCGACAGTCTGAAGGACAGGTGGCCTAAGGAGTTGCCTGGCTCCAGGACCGTGGCCGCAGCGACCTCCTTGGTGGGCCGCAGCTTCAGCCTGGGCGACCTGAGCCACTCCCCGCAGACCACCAAGAAGGTGGAGATGATCGTCAAGGAGGTCAGGAGGAAGAAAGGCCTCAAGGTGGTCCCGGAGAGGGACCGCAAGATCGCGGCCTTGATGATCGCCAAGCACCAGGAGCAGAGCATCCTGAACGAGCAGCGCTACAGTGCCCACCTCCAGTGGGACATCCAGAGGAGGCAGGCGGAAcagaggagggagcaggaggagaaggagaagcagcggGCCTTGCTGCAGTGCCAGAAGATGTGGGAGACCAAGCTGCAGAAGCGGCGCACCAAGCTGaaccaggagcaggaggaggccaCCCTGCTGAGGCAGAGGCAGAAGATGATGGAGGCTGAGAAGTGGCGGGAACACATGGAGAGGCAGGGGAAGATGAGGAGGGAGAAGCTGCAGAAGGCCACCTTGGAGGACAAGCAGAAGAAGCGTCACCAGGAGCACAACCTCAAGGCCCAGGAAGAGGTCAAGAAGGAGGCGATGGAGCGAGAGGTgcagctgctgcaggagaaggCGGCCTTGGCTGCTCAGAAGAAGCTCCTGAAGGAGCAGCTGCTGCAGAGAGAGAAGAAGCTGCTGAATGAAGCAGAGAAGCGGAAGCACAAGGCCATCGTGAAGGAACTGGCCAAGCAGGAAGCCGAGGAGAAGGCCCAGCTCCGGGCATCCGTGGAAGGGAGCCTGAACAAGGCTCAAGACAACTATGAGCATCTCATTGAGAAGAGGAACCAGGAGCTGAGGGAGAAGGCCAAGCGGGAAGAGATGCAGTTTCAGAGGGCAAGGTTAATAGCGGAGAAGAGGGGACAGGAGCAGAAGGAGCACTTGGAGGCCTTAGCCAAAGCATCCGAGAGGAAGCTCCAGCACGCTACACAGGTGGCCGAGGAGGTCGTCCAGCAGAAAGCCCGGAAGGTGGTCCAGAGCCGGATGGAGAAGGAGAAAGTGCAGAGAGTGAACAAGAGGAAGGTGGAACAATATGAAGATATCCGGCGCAGGGAGATCCTTCTGTCCATTGAAAAAAAGCTAGAAAGGAGTGAACAGTTTTGTAAGGAGAAAAAAACGGTCCTGGAAAATGCCAGGTCTGTTGCTCGGGCCTCATTCCATGTCCGAGAAAAGGTACGGGAAGAGATGAACATGCGTACCTTTGACAGAATGGCCAAGGAGGCACAATTGCAGGCCAACCTAACTAAAAAATAA